One Anatilimnocola floriformis genomic window, CATGATTGTGCGGCCGAGCGATTTTTATGACGAAGGGCATCAGAAGCTCTTTGAACATATGTGCGGGCTGCACGAGTCGAGCAAGAAGATCGATCCGACGCTGCTCATCGATCGCTTGAAGACGGCTGGCGATTTCGAAGCGGTTGGCGGGCAGGCCTACTTGGCCAAGATCATTAACGCGGTGCCGAATGCCGCGCACGCGACTTACTATGCGGAGATCGTCCGCGAGAAAGCGACTTATCGCGCGCTGATTACGTCGGCGACGGAAATTCTCCGCGACGCTTATGATGAATCGGCGGAAGCTGCGCAGCTGCTGGGACAAGCCGAGCAGAAAGTCTTCTCGATCCTCGACAGCCGCAGCGATAACGCGGTGAAGCCGATCAAAGACATTCTGCACGAAGCGATGGACCGCCTCGAAGCGATGATGATGGGGACGCACTCCGATGGTTCGGGCGACTATGGCTTTCGCGACATGGATAACAAGACCGGCGGCCTGCATCCGGGCGAACTGGTGATTCTCGCGGCCCGTCCTTCGATGGGCAAAACGGCGTTTGCCATGAACGTGGCCGAAAACGTCGCGCTCCATCAGAACATCCCGGTGCTGTTTGTCAGCCTCGAAATGTCGTCGATCGAACTCGCCGATCGTTTGCTGTGCTCGGTCGCGCGGGTGAACGGTTATCGGCTTCGTAACGGTACGATCTCGCAGGAAGATCGCCTGCGGCTCGTCGAGAAGGCCGCCGAAGTCGCCAAGGCGCCGTTGTA contains:
- the dnaB gene encoding replicative DNA helicase; its protein translation is MSSVQRKDKPQFKGSQKDDKPPSQGELFTKQPPFDLQAEIGVLGSIVLLPDVLDDVIMIVRPSDFYDEGHQKLFEHMCGLHESSKKIDPTLLIDRLKTAGDFEAVGGQAYLAKIINAVPNAAHATYYAEIVREKATYRALITSATEILRDAYDESAEAAQLLGQAEQKVFSILDSRSDNAVKPIKDILHEAMDRLEAMMMGTHSDGSGDYGFRDMDNKTGGLHPGELVILAARPSMGKTAFAMNVAENVALHQNIPVLFVSLEMSSIELADRLLCSVARVNGYRLRNGTISQEDRLRLVEKAAEVAKAPLYVDDSPGRTVSEIAAAARRIKRRSGGLGLIIIDYLQLIEPDNAKDPRQEQVAKIARRLKGIARELKVPLMCLAQLNRQTEAGKDNIPKLSHLRESGAIEQDADVVMFVHREEYYARGEERERLSGQAQIIIAKQRNGPVGDVNMEWHKDFTRFQDPTPERLREFDTYNANDDPQFG